One genomic window of Pontibacillus halophilus JSM 076056 = DSM 19796 includes the following:
- a CDS encoding RidA family protein — MIHPLSTTKAPAAIGPYSQATDVGSLVFISGQIPLDPETMTIVSNDVVEQTKQVMENLSAILQEANLTFQHVAKMTIYLDSMDDFQTVNEVYASYLSEPYPARAAIEISRLPKDAKVEIEAIAVKE, encoded by the coding sequence ATGATCCACCCACTCTCAACAACAAAAGCACCAGCAGCAATTGGACCTTATTCTCAAGCAACAGATGTAGGTTCTCTCGTATTTATTTCAGGGCAGATTCCCTTAGACCCGGAAACAATGACGATTGTCTCTAACGACGTTGTAGAACAAACGAAACAGGTCATGGAGAATCTTAGCGCCATCTTGCAAGAAGCCAATTTAACCTTTCAGCACGTCGCCAAAATGACCATCTACTTAGACTCTATGGATGATTTCCAAACCGTCAATGAAGTTTATGCTAGTTACCTATCCGAACCCTACCCAGCTCGAGCTGCGATTGAAATTAGTAGACTTCCAAAGGATGCAAAGGTAGAGATTGAAGCCATTGCGGTGAAAGAATAG
- a CDS encoding excisionase family DNA-binding protein, with the protein MYRTIEETAEYLELPVTYIQSLILRNKIRTIHDGQRYLINSNQFTSYFEQMDKYRQMIQEYLNEPIPESMDVNDED; encoded by the coding sequence ATGTACAGAACAATAGAAGAGACGGCTGAATATCTCGAGTTGCCTGTTACTTATATTCAGTCGCTCATCCTTCGGAACAAGATCAGAACCATCCATGATGGTCAACGATATTTAATCAATAGCAACCAGTTTACTTCCTATTTCGAACAGATGGACAAGTACCGGCAAATGATACAAGAGTACTTAAATGAGCCAATCCCAGAGAGTATGGATGTAAACGATGAGGATTAA